In Collimonas arenae, a single genomic region encodes these proteins:
- the polA gene encoding DNA polymerase I: MQKTLLLVDGSSYLYRAFHALPDMRNAANEPTGALYGIINMLRRLRIDYPAAYLACVFDAKGKTFRDDMYADYKATRASMPEDLVKQITPIHAAVRAMGWPILMVEGVEADDVIGTLTVQAVQHGLQAVVSTGDKDLAQLVNEHVTLINTMNNETLDRAGVIAKFGVPPERIVDYLTLIGDTVDNIPGVSKVGPKTAVKWLAQYDTVDQVIANAANIGGAVGENLRQVLDWLPKAKELVTVKTDCDLSAHMVSIPESLIAPAQDNDTLAELFTRYNFKTWLRELSVPGAASGAAASASSAKAATAEVAAATAPGAESAAPAQSSLFDAVERHYETVLTEAQLDAWLQRIDKAALTAVDTETTSLEPMTAQLVGISLCCEVGIAAYIPVAHRYQDAPQQLSRELVLQKMKSWLEDDSKPKVGQNLKYDSHIFANQGVNLRGIVHDTLLESYVFESHRSHDMDSLALRHLNHQTITFQEVCGKGASQIGFDEVEIGRATEYAAEDADITLQLHLTMWPHIVDDAKLRFIYEKIEVPTSVVLQKIERNGVLIDASLLATQSNELGKRMLEIEQQAYDLAGQPFNLSSPKQLGEILFEKLKLPVVKKTPSGSPSTDEEVLQKLAEDYPLPKVLLDYRSLSKLKSTYTDKLPKMVNAETGRVHTNYAQAVAVTGRLASNDPNLQNIPIRTAEGRRIREAFVAPADSVIVSADYSQIELRIMAHISSDENMLRAFAEGIDIHRATAAEIFGTGAEEVTSEQRRYAKVINFGLIYGMSAFGLAGNLGIERAAAQMYIEKYFMRFAGVKQFMDMTRVQAKSQGYVETVFGRRLWLPEINSPNGQRRQGAERAAINAPMQGTAADLIKLSMIAVQNWIETEQLKSKMVMQVHDELVLEVPQEELTLVREKLPQLMAGVAELRVPLIAEVGVGKNWDEAH, encoded by the coding sequence ATGCAAAAAACCCTGCTGTTAGTTGATGGTTCGAGTTACCTTTATCGCGCCTTCCATGCATTGCCTGATATGCGCAATGCCGCCAATGAACCGACCGGCGCTCTGTACGGCATCATAAATATGCTGCGTCGTTTACGTATTGATTACCCCGCAGCTTACCTTGCCTGTGTGTTCGATGCAAAAGGTAAAACTTTCCGCGACGATATGTATGCCGACTACAAGGCGACCCGCGCCTCCATGCCGGAAGACCTAGTTAAACAGATTACGCCTATTCACGCCGCCGTGCGAGCGATGGGCTGGCCGATCCTGATGGTAGAGGGAGTCGAGGCCGACGATGTTATCGGTACCTTGACTGTGCAGGCTGTGCAGCATGGCTTGCAGGCAGTGGTGTCGACTGGCGACAAGGACCTGGCGCAGCTGGTCAACGAGCACGTTACGCTGATCAACACCATGAACAACGAGACGCTCGATCGCGCCGGCGTGATCGCCAAATTCGGTGTGCCGCCTGAACGTATCGTCGATTACCTGACCTTGATCGGCGACACTGTCGATAATATCCCGGGCGTGTCCAAAGTCGGTCCGAAAACCGCCGTCAAATGGCTGGCGCAATACGATACAGTCGACCAGGTGATCGCCAACGCCGCCAACATCGGCGGCGCGGTGGGCGAGAACCTGCGGCAGGTGCTGGACTGGCTACCCAAGGCCAAGGAACTGGTGACGGTAAAGACCGATTGCGACTTGAGTGCGCACATGGTCTCGATCCCGGAATCGCTGATTGCACCGGCGCAGGACAACGACACGCTGGCCGAGTTGTTTACCCGTTATAACTTCAAGACCTGGCTGCGTGAATTGAGCGTTCCGGGGGCGGCTTCCGGCGCAGCCGCAAGTGCAAGTAGCGCTAAGGCCGCAACTGCTGAAGTTGCGGCAGCTACCGCTCCTGGCGCTGAGAGCGCGGCGCCGGCGCAGAGCAGTCTGTTCGATGCCGTCGAGCGGCACTATGAAACGGTGTTGACCGAAGCGCAGCTCGATGCCTGGTTGCAGCGCATCGACAAGGCGGCATTGACCGCTGTCGATACTGAAACCACCTCGCTCGAGCCGATGACTGCGCAGCTGGTCGGCATCTCGCTGTGCTGCGAAGTGGGCATCGCTGCGTATATTCCGGTGGCGCATCGCTACCAGGACGCGCCGCAGCAGCTGTCGCGCGAACTGGTGCTGCAAAAAATGAAGTCATGGCTGGAAGACGATAGCAAGCCGAAGGTCGGTCAGAATCTCAAATACGATAGCCATATCTTCGCCAACCAGGGTGTGAATTTGCGCGGCATCGTCCATGATACTTTGCTGGAATCGTATGTGTTCGAATCGCACCGCAGCCATGACATGGATAGTCTGGCGCTGCGGCATCTGAATCATCAGACGATTACTTTCCAGGAAGTGTGCGGCAAGGGCGCGTCGCAAATTGGTTTCGATGAAGTCGAGATCGGTCGCGCTACCGAATATGCCGCAGAGGATGCAGACATCACTCTGCAACTGCACCTGACCATGTGGCCGCATATCGTCGATGATGCCAAGCTTCGTTTCATCTACGAAAAAATCGAAGTGCCGACTTCGGTGGTGCTGCAGAAGATTGAGCGCAATGGTGTGCTGATCGATGCCAGTTTGCTGGCGACGCAATCGAATGAACTTGGCAAGCGCATGCTGGAGATTGAGCAGCAAGCTTACGATCTGGCGGGCCAGCCTTTCAATCTCAGTTCGCCTAAGCAGCTGGGTGAAATCCTGTTTGAAAAACTCAAGCTGCCGGTGGTCAAGAAGACGCCGTCCGGATCGCCGTCGACCGACGAGGAAGTGCTGCAAAAACTGGCCGAGGATTATCCTTTGCCGAAAGTATTGCTCGACTATCGCAGCTTGTCGAAGCTGAAGTCGACCTATACCGACAAGCTGCCGAAGATGGTCAACGCGGAAACCGGCCGCGTGCATACCAACTATGCGCAAGCGGTAGCAGTCACTGGACGCCTGGCATCGAACGACCCGAATCTGCAAAACATCCCGATCCGCACTGCCGAAGGCCGTCGTATTCGCGAAGCATTCGTGGCGCCGGCCGATAGCGTGATCGTGTCAGCCGACTATTCGCAAATCGAACTGCGCATCATGGCGCACATCTCGAGCGATGAAAACATGCTGCGCGCATTTGCCGAAGGGATCGATATCCATCGCGCTACTGCGGCGGAAATTTTCGGTACCGGCGCGGAGGAAGTCACCAGCGAACAGCGTCGCTACGCCAAGGTCATCAACTTTGGCCTGATCTACGGTATGAGCGCATTTGGCCTGGCCGGTAACCTAGGCATCGAGCGCGCCGCGGCGCAGATGTATATCGAAAAATATTTCATGCGCTTTGCCGGCGTCAAGCAGTTCATGGACATGACGCGGGTGCAAGCCAAGTCGCAAGGCTACGTCGAGACGGTATTCGGACGCCGTCTGTGGCTGCCGGAAATCAATTCACCCAATGGACAGCGTCGCCAAGGGGCAGAACGTGCTGCGATTAACGCGCCGATGCAAGGTACGGCTGCCGACCTGATCAAGTTGTCGATGATTGCCGTGCAAAACTGGATTGAGACAGAGCAGCTAAAATCTAAGATGGTGATGCAGGTGCACGATGAACTAGTGCTGGAGGTGCCACAGGAGGAACTGACGCTAGTACGGGAGAAATTGCCGCAACTGATGGCCGGTGTGGCCGAGTTGCGAGTACCGCTGATCGCCGAAGTAGGCGTTGGCAAGAACTGGGACGAGGCGCATTGA
- a CDS encoding dienelactone hydrolase family protein has product MTNLKENFDSLVAKTSLSDNVDRRVFLKTTLGAGFAAAVLPVSAQTIIKTDTVGLTAGSLEVQENGLSVPAYRAQPEGKTNLPVVLVISEIFGVHEHIADIARRFAKLGYLAIAPDLFKRQGDPMAFASIAELQDKVISKVPDDQVLGDIDACVAWAKENGGNVDKLAITGFCWGGRITWLYAAHNPKVKAAAAWYGGLVGERSELRPKHPVDIAAALKVPVLGLYGAKDQGITQDAVAQMKAALSKGNSKSEFVVYPNSGHAFNADYRPSYVEADAKDGWKRTLAWFKAHGVS; this is encoded by the coding sequence ATGACGAATTTGAAAGAAAATTTCGATAGTCTGGTTGCAAAAACCAGTTTGTCTGACAATGTGGACCGCCGTGTTTTTCTGAAAACTACGCTGGGCGCAGGCTTCGCCGCGGCGGTGCTGCCGGTGTCGGCGCAGACCATCATCAAGACTGATACCGTTGGCCTCACTGCAGGTTCGCTCGAAGTCCAGGAAAACGGCTTGAGCGTACCGGCTTACCGTGCTCAGCCCGAGGGGAAAACCAATTTGCCGGTGGTGCTGGTGATCTCGGAGATTTTCGGCGTGCATGAGCATATCGCCGATATCGCTCGCCGCTTCGCCAAACTGGGTTACCTGGCGATCGCGCCGGACTTGTTCAAGCGCCAGGGCGATCCGATGGCTTTCGCCTCGATTGCGGAATTGCAAGACAAAGTGATTTCGAAGGTGCCTGACGACCAGGTGCTTGGCGATATCGACGCCTGTGTCGCCTGGGCCAAAGAGAATGGCGGCAATGTCGACAAGCTGGCGATTACCGGCTTTTGCTGGGGTGGTCGCATCACCTGGCTGTATGCCGCCCACAATCCCAAGGTAAAGGCCGCTGCCGCTTGGTACGGCGGCCTGGTTGGAGAGCGGAGCGAACTGAGGCCAAAGCATCCGGTCGACATTGCAGCGGCCTTGAAAGTACCTGTGCTGGGTTTGTATGGCGCCAAGGACCAAGGCATTACGCAAGATGCGGTAGCGCAGATGAAAGCGGCGTTGTCAAAGGGCAATAGCAAATCGGAGTTCGTGGTGTATCCGAATTCCGGTCACGCCTTCAACGCCGATTACCGTCCAAGCTATGTTGAAGCAGATGCAAAAGATGGCTGGAAGCGAACGCTGGCGTGGTTTAAAGCGCACGGTGTGAGTTGA
- a CDS encoding ZIP family metal transporter — protein sequence MRPKINSTLVSILLATTIAGLFSITAAAIFSFALLSKMVERMVSLSVGIMLATSLLHALPEAFESKADSHTLFAVLLGGLLAFFVLEKFAILRHSHHHEDDGHGHHHGHDKKEAGKAGWMILVGDGLHNFTDGILIAAAFLADPHLGLITGLAIIVHEIPQEIGDFIVLLNAGFSRTRAYVYNLICSLMAVLGGLLGYFTLERGMEWIPYVLVFASSGFIYIAVSDLMPQMQRRSTWRETIPQILLIGTGVAIVLFLTRHAHQH from the coding sequence CTGAGGCCCAAAATTAATTCCACACTTGTTTCAATTCTCTTGGCGACTACCATCGCCGGCCTTTTCAGCATTACTGCCGCTGCCATTTTCTCGTTCGCGTTGCTGTCCAAGATGGTCGAGCGCATGGTCAGCTTGTCGGTCGGCATCATGCTGGCGACCTCCTTGCTGCATGCGCTGCCGGAAGCTTTCGAATCGAAGGCTGACAGCCACACCTTGTTTGCGGTGCTGCTGGGCGGCTTGCTGGCCTTTTTCGTCCTGGAAAAGTTTGCCATCCTGCGCCACTCGCATCATCACGAAGATGACGGCCATGGCCATCATCACGGCCACGACAAGAAAGAAGCCGGTAAAGCCGGCTGGATGATCCTGGTCGGCGACGGCTTGCACAATTTTACCGACGGCATCCTCATCGCCGCCGCTTTCCTGGCCGATCCGCATCTGGGGTTGATCACTGGCCTGGCCATCATCGTGCATGAGATTCCGCAGGAAATCGGCGACTTCATCGTGTTGCTCAACGCCGGTTTTTCACGCACCCGCGCTTATGTGTACAACCTTATTTGCAGCCTGATGGCGGTGCTGGGCGGTTTGCTCGGCTACTTTACGCTTGAGCGCGGCATGGAGTGGATTCCCTACGTACTGGTATTTGCTTCGTCTGGATTTATCTATATTGCCGTCAGCGACCTGATGCCTCAGATGCAACGTCGCTCGACCTGGCGCGAGACCATTCCGCAGATTCTGCTGATCGGCACCGGCGTCGCCATCGTGCTGTTCCTGACGCGCCACGCTCATCAGCATTAA
- a CDS encoding IS3 family transposase (programmed frameshift) codes for MESMVKRTQRDYGLAFKLAVVEQVEKGELSYIEAQRRYGIQGRSTVLVWLRKYGHQDWSGQSSRKTVEFAMGNEVKKVLTPEQRIKELEAQLKAANEKAQLFEAMIDVLKKDYGVRIKKAFGQVLSQRLVEGLSVSKACEYVGISRQAYYKRHQSQQQKDEREGKIITLVKQVRLRQPRLGTRKLQHILSPPLGEIGVKLGRDGLFNVLRRARLLVVPRRAYHKTTNSHHRFRRHPNLLKDGPSKIVPTQAEQVWVADITYLPTAQRFAYLSLITDAYSRKIVGYHVHDSLQTEQVSQALKMALRERQSRQQLVHHSDRGMQYCSTYYQKIHARHGITCSMTDGYDCYQNALAERVNGILKGEFLLQRPANLQQAALMVKQSVRIYNAERPHLSLQYKTPDEIHRASLATI; via the exons ATGGAATCAATGGTTAAGCGGACGCAGCGCGATTATGGATTGGCCTTTAAATTGGCAGTGGTAGAACAGGTAGAAAAAGGCGAACTGAGCTATATAGAGGCGCAGCGCCGATATGGCATACAAGGTAGATCGACGGTACTGGTATGGTTGCGGAAATACGGTCATCAGGATTGGAGTGGCCAATCGAGCCGTAAGACTGTGGAGTTCGCAATGGGAAACGAGGTAAAGAAAGTGCTCACGCCGGAACAGCGCATCAAGGAATTGGAGGCACAACTCAAGGCTGCCAATGAGAAAGCGCAGCTGTTTGAGGCCATGATCGATGTTCTGAAGAAGGATTACGGAGTACGCATC AAAAAAGCCTTTGGGCAGGTCCTCTCACAAAGGCTCGTCGAAGGATTGAGCGTGAGCAAGGCCTGCGAATATGTTGGCATCAGTCGCCAAGCATATTACAAACGCCATCAAAGCCAGCAACAAAAAGATGAGCGAGAAGGCAAGATCATTACGTTGGTGAAGCAGGTTCGCTTACGTCAGCCTCGCCTTGGCACCCGCAAACTTCAACACATCTTGAGTCCGCCGCTGGGCGAGATTGGCGTCAAGCTAGGGCGAGACGGCTTGTTCAATGTGCTACGTAGAGCACGCCTGCTGGTCGTCCCCCGCCGGGCATATCACAAGACAACCAATAGCCACCATCGTTTCCGCAGGCATCCGAATTTGCTCAAGGATGGACCGTCGAAAATCGTACCGACTCAGGCTGAGCAGGTCTGGGTGGCCGATATTACCTATCTGCCGACGGCCCAGCGGTTTGCTTATTTGAGTTTGATCACCGACGCCTACTCTAGAAAGATTGTCGGCTACCATGTCCATGATAGCTTGCAGACCGAGCAAGTAAGCCAAGCACTGAAGATGGCACTAAGAGAACGTCAATCTCGGCAGCAATTGGTCCATCATTCCGATCGGGGAATGCAATACTGTTCGACCTATTATCAAAAAATTCATGCACGTCACGGTATCACCTGCTCCATGACCGATGGTTATGATTGTTATCAGAACGCTTTGGCAGAACGCGTTAATGGCATCTTGAAGGGAGAGTTTCTCTTGCAACGACCTGCCAATCTTCAACAGGCAGCCTTAATGGTAAAACAATCCGTGCGCATTTATAACGCTGAAAGGCCGCATCTGTCTTTACAATACAAAACGCCCGATGAAATTCATCGGGCGTCTCTGGCTACTATCTGA
- a CDS encoding sulfurtransferase — MSQAHPYTTLISATNLQQNAQNPNWIIVDCRHDLMDPNAGRIAYDAGHIPEARFANLDRDLSGAKQAADGSFKGRHPLPQQDALIAALRGWGINDDTQVIAYDGQGGMYAARLWWLLRSIGHASVAVLDGGLAAWQAAGQGLTTAEPKPAPGGISAKSPLTTSVSAHDVLINLTNLRRTIVDARAPDRFRGENETIDPVGGHIPGAKNRFFKDNLQADGRFKPGHQLHEEFGALISEPQTAVMQCGSGVTACHNLLALEIAGLHGAALYPGSWSEWCSDATRPVAKGA, encoded by the coding sequence ATGTCTCAAGCCCATCCCTACACTACGCTGATTTCTGCCACGAATCTGCAGCAGAACGCGCAAAATCCGAACTGGATCATCGTCGACTGCCGCCATGACCTGATGGATCCCAACGCAGGAAGAATCGCTTACGATGCCGGACACATTCCAGAAGCGCGCTTTGCCAACCTGGATCGCGACCTGTCCGGCGCCAAGCAAGCAGCCGACGGCAGCTTCAAAGGCCGCCATCCCCTGCCGCAGCAAGACGCCCTGATCGCCGCCTTGCGCGGATGGGGTATCAACGATGACACGCAAGTGATCGCCTACGACGGCCAGGGCGGCATGTATGCAGCACGCCTGTGGTGGCTGCTGCGCTCCATCGGCCACGCCTCGGTGGCGGTGCTGGACGGTGGTTTGGCGGCTTGGCAGGCGGCAGGACAAGGATTGACGACTGCCGAACCGAAGCCTGCGCCTGGCGGCATCAGCGCCAAGTCGCCGCTGACCACCAGCGTTAGCGCGCATGATGTTCTGATCAACCTGACCAATCTGCGCCGCACCATCGTCGATGCGCGCGCACCGGACCGCTTCCGTGGAGAAAATGAAACCATCGATCCGGTCGGCGGCCATATTCCGGGCGCCAAGAATCGCTTTTTCAAAGACAATCTGCAAGCCGATGGCCGTTTCAAGCCTGGCCATCAATTGCACGAAGAATTTGGCGCGCTGATCAGCGAGCCGCAGACGGCAGTGATGCAATGCGGCTCGGGCGTGACAGCCTGCCATAACTTGCTGGCGCTCGAAATCGCCGGCTTGCATGGCGCAGCCCTGTATCCGGGATCGTGGAGCGAGTGGTGTTCCGATGCCACGCGACCAGTGGCCAAGGGCGCTTAA
- a CDS encoding DMT family transporter, giving the protein MQSLWMLFASLMFSIMGVCVKLAAEHYSISEILLSRGLIGMLFIVALIVLKGGTLKTPLPRQHMWRGVIGVISLGMWFYSFSLLPVATATTLNYTSSIWLAAILLGTAWWRSKARFEWGMAATILLSFIGVMLLLRPSFAPEQTVAALVALGSGLVSAIAYLQVRQLGQLGEPEYRVVFYFSTVSALAGLAGCLGLPGGGIPFWHPHNLEGLSLLIALSVSATVGQIAMTRAYRLGNPLLTANLQYTGIVFSSILGIVIWQDRLGWRGWLGTIVILIGGLLATFYNQRKARAPIPLHTEKPLAEETA; this is encoded by the coding sequence ATGCAATCACTCTGGATGCTCTTCGCCAGCCTCATGTTTTCCATCATGGGGGTCTGCGTCAAGCTCGCCGCCGAGCACTATTCCATCTCTGAAATCCTGCTCAGCCGTGGCTTGATCGGTATGCTGTTCATCGTTGCCCTGATCGTACTCAAGGGCGGCACGCTAAAAACCCCGCTGCCGCGCCAGCATATGTGGCGTGGCGTCATCGGCGTGATTTCCTTGGGGATGTGGTTCTATTCCTTCAGCCTGCTGCCGGTAGCCACCGCTACCACCCTTAACTACACGTCGTCGATATGGCTGGCCGCAATCCTGTTAGGTACCGCCTGGTGGCGCAGCAAAGCGCGCTTCGAATGGGGCATGGCAGCTACCATCTTGCTCAGTTTCATCGGCGTAATGCTATTGCTGCGGCCATCATTCGCTCCTGAGCAAACTGTGGCGGCGCTGGTTGCGCTCGGTTCAGGCCTTGTTTCTGCAATTGCCTATTTGCAAGTAAGACAGCTAGGCCAGCTGGGCGAGCCGGAGTATCGCGTGGTTTTTTATTTTTCCACCGTCAGCGCCCTCGCCGGCCTGGCTGGATGCCTTGGCTTGCCGGGCGGCGGTATCCCGTTCTGGCATCCTCACAACTTGGAAGGTTTGAGTTTGCTGATTGCCCTCAGCGTATCCGCGACGGTGGGACAAATCGCGATGACGCGCGCCTATCGTCTTGGCAACCCCTTGCTGACCGCCAACCTGCAATACACCGGCATCGTCTTTTCCAGCATCCTGGGTATCGTAATCTGGCAGGACCGGCTCGGCTGGCGCGGCTGGCTGGGGACAATCGTTATCCTTATCGGCGGTTTGCTGGCAACGTTTTATAATCAAAGGAAGGCGCGTGCACCGATACCGCTGCACACTGAAAAGCCGCTGGCAGAGGAGACTGCCTGA
- a CDS encoding GntR family transcriptional regulator has translation MNFDILPRAPTPIYRQIVEQVRRLIASGALRPGDDLPSVRAVALQHAINPMTVSKAYSLLEAEGVLTRRRGVGMMVADTDPPVQDKLALLRPALLSATQIVRQLNISEADAHAVFQTCLNEWSKNEPDD, from the coding sequence ATGAACTTCGACATCCTTCCCAGAGCGCCAACGCCGATCTATCGCCAGATCGTCGAACAGGTGCGCCGTCTGATCGCAAGCGGGGCATTACGGCCTGGCGATGATTTGCCGTCGGTGCGCGCTGTCGCCTTGCAGCACGCAATCAATCCCATGACCGTTAGCAAAGCCTACAGCTTGCTGGAGGCGGAAGGCGTGCTGACGCGCAGGCGTGGCGTCGGGATGATGGTCGCGGACACAGATCCGCCGGTTCAGGACAAGCTGGCGCTATTGCGGCCGGCATTATTGAGCGCTACCCAGATCGTGCGGCAATTGAATATATCCGAGGCTGACGCGCATGCTGTATTCCAAACCTGCCTGAATGAATGGAGCAAGAATGAGCCAGATGATTGA
- a CDS encoding ABC transporter ATP-binding protein, protein MSQMIEVERSSIIGCRELGLHADYANILSGVTLDIPRGAVVGLVGRNGAGKSTLLRCMVGLAAPSSGVSTLLGCPSLDLTDAVRGRLGYVAQTPDLFEWMTGYEHIETLGRAYPSWNQERCMLLALRLALPLGRPVRKMSGGDQQKLAVVLALAHDPEVLVLDEPVSSLDPMTRRDFMRSMFSGHAENDDAEPSRVAPTIIISSHLLNDLERVVSHIAFLRDGRLQLFDTWDAMLEHLRLVPSGAVDIPAAAIVCSNRSHNIIDTRLAPALHDTGRVMSLDELFVELNS, encoded by the coding sequence ATGAGCCAGATGATTGAGGTGGAACGAAGCAGCATTATTGGCTGCCGTGAATTGGGCCTGCATGCCGACTACGCGAATATATTAAGTGGAGTTACCCTGGATATTCCGCGCGGAGCCGTTGTCGGCTTGGTCGGTCGTAACGGTGCGGGCAAGTCGACGCTTTTGCGTTGCATGGTGGGGTTGGCTGCCCCGAGCAGCGGCGTATCCACTCTACTCGGTTGCCCTTCGCTTGACTTGACGGATGCGGTGCGCGGGCGCCTGGGCTATGTGGCGCAAACACCGGACCTGTTTGAGTGGATGACAGGGTACGAGCATATCGAGACGCTCGGCCGAGCCTACCCATCCTGGAACCAGGAGCGCTGCATGTTGCTGGCGTTACGCCTGGCCTTGCCGCTGGGTCGGCCTGTGCGCAAAATGTCCGGCGGCGATCAGCAAAAATTAGCGGTGGTGCTGGCGCTGGCGCACGACCCGGAAGTCCTGGTCCTTGACGAACCGGTTTCCAGCCTGGATCCGATGACGCGGCGCGATTTCATGCGTTCCATGTTTAGCGGACATGCCGAAAACGACGATGCGGAGCCGTCCAGGGTTGCGCCCACCATCATCATCTCCAGCCATTTGCTGAACGACCTTGAACGTGTCGTTTCGCACATTGCGTTTCTGCGCGATGGCCGCTTGCAGCTGTTTGACACCTGGGACGCGATGTTGGAACACTTGCGTCTTGTGCCATCCGGCGCTGTTGACATACCCGCTGCAGCCATAGTCTGTAGCAATCGCTCTCATAATATTATCGATACGCGACTCGCGCCGGCGCTGCACGATACAGGCCGCGTCATGTCGCTGGACGAACTTTTTGTCGAGTTAAATTCATGA